Within the Clarias gariepinus isolate MV-2021 ecotype Netherlands chromosome 27, CGAR_prim_01v2, whole genome shotgun sequence genome, the region TTTGCACTTTGATGAATATTTGAATGTTTGTTACATATTCAAGCACATCAATgtcaaaaaggggaaaaaataaatcacaggtATTCTGCAGGTACACACTGAAGTCTTGTATTTTTAAGTCTATTGTAAACACCAGATTATATATTAAATCATATATAGAGAACACACATCCACCTATTTATAGTGATATGATTTAGTTAAATCTAACAGACTATCagtatttcttgtattttatgaaaatttgtattttaatttgtaaacaatcaGCATCgttggaaaaataatgaagacaaGAACTCCAACTCTAGAAACAGAGAGCCAGAACAGCACACGCATCTGATCAGTAGAGCTGAAACCTGTatggaaaacatgtttttaataaaatatcaaaagctgaaacactttaaaattattaaccttttattaaattattacataatatatataaatatataacaaaatttatttagaaagaTTTTACCAGTGGAACATCCTGACATAGAAGAGATAAGAAGCTTATTTGACTAAAAGTCACTTatcgtctgtaccgctttaacctgtattcagggttgcgggggtcCTGGTAGAattagggcacgagacggggtacaccctggacagggtgccaatccatcgctcccacacacactacgggcaatttgggaattccaATTAGCCTAAGCTGCAGGTCTTctaactgtgggaggaaaccggagcacacagacgaaacccaccaagcacagggagaacaaggaaacacacacacagcagggaattgacccctgaccctggaggtgcagggcgacagtgctaaccactacagcacCATGCCACcctttctatatttctatatttgtaaatttatattcttatttgaaaatattttattttttggtcatcACTGGTcacataagcatttcactgcttatcatactgtgtatgtgacaaataaaatgtttactttaaaaCAGTTAGCAGGTGGAGTGGAGTTCTACTTTAACCAACTGAGATTCAGCTTCCACTGGCTGTGATCATAACCTCTGCTAAACTATCAAACACTCCAGTGTCTCAGTCCATCTATTACACACCAAACACATGAAACACTGATTTATATTCATCAAAGAGAACAAGAGAATAATCACAAAGATAATCATATAACATTAGAGATATAATTAATCACAATAACCATTTAATatttgacaaaaaataaaagccagTTCTTTTAGTCAAGTACAGGATTTTTGTACATTGTCCAACACTgaggaaatgaaatgaaatttattagattaaaactctgaccttctccatcactgctgtttgaaccctggtgtgtaacagagtgtgtgttcttgttaagtgttccaggtgtaggacagggtttcatctcttcacctttacaaataaattggaaaagcagcaaataaacagaaatgatactaaatatgaataatgtgaaatatttaacatttaatgcacatgtacacataattctggttaaagtgttgatctggaattagcaggttatcagagtaaaactgtttaccttcaaactgcagacgtgttccagatgtgaactTTACTGTACTTCCGTCCACatatccacagaaatattctcctccatcatcttctCTTGTTTCATTAATGTTGAGATCAAACTTTTGGTCCTTTACAGTAAAACTGAAGCGACTATCATTAAATCCATCAACAACTGTGTAACTCTGCTCGAACTGTCTTACAAAAACCTGAGGCACGTTTCCAAAACTCTGTCTGTACCAAGcaaaagtatttttgtttttgagccCATTAATGTTACACTCCATAGTTACATCTTCtccatgttttactgttttcacATGAAGATTCTTCATATCAgaagtttttcctttaaaataaatataaactgttactactttaaatgactaaagtttttaacattttaaaaattttacttaacaaatgttaaatatttcatgGTGCATCTGATCAGtctattttcttaaataaaaaaacgaaagtaagtttatttgattaaaactctgaccttctccatctctgctgtttgaaccctggtgtgtaacagagtgtgtgttcttgttaagtgttccaggtgtaggacagggtttcatctcttcacctttacaaataaattggaaaagcagcaaataaacagaaatgatactaaatatgaataatgtgaaatattcaacatttaatgcacatgtacacataattctggttaaagtgttgatctggaattagcaggttatcagagtaaaactgtttaccttcaaaCTGCAGACGAGTTCCAGATGTGAATTTCAGTGAATTTTCATCAACTTCtccacagaaatattctcctccatcatcttctCTCATGATGTTAATGTTGAGATCAAACTTTTGGTcatttacagtaacactgaagCGGTTATCATTAAATCCCTCAACAAATGTGTAGCCCAGAGTGTTCCTGTATGATCTCGCCAACAACTGCGGCAATTTTCCAAAACTCTGTCTGTACCAAGctaaagtatttttgtttttgacccCAATAATGTCACACTGCATAATTGCATCTCCTCTTAGTTTAACTGTTTTCATATGAAGCGGCTTGAATTCGGATggttttactgaaaaaaaaaaatcaataaatgaaaattaaaaaaaaagtatttgatatttaatgtttaatgaagTCAGTAAATTAGttacatatgtaatattaatatttttaaataaaagtttaaaatgttcctcaccagttgtgcagagacaaagcagagagtaaagagccacaaagagtgtgatcatcgttcctgtttagacaaagtgatagtgaggtaatgaacttgtgtgttcagtagaaaaccaggtccagactcacgcctgattggatgttttgaagctgtggactgatttgattggtccattagctgtaatgagatgtgaagctcacagtgaattctt harbors:
- the LOC128514925 gene encoding uncharacterized protein LOC128514925, translating into MREDDGGEYFCGEVDENSLKFTSGTRLQFEGKTSDMKNLHVKTVKHGEDVTMECNINGLKNKNTFAWYRQSFGNVPQVFVRQFEQSYTVVDGFNDSRFSFTVKDQKFDLNINETREDDGGEYFCGYVDGSTVKFTSGTRLQFEGEEMKPCPTPGTLNKNTHSVTHQGSNSSDGEGFSSTDQMRVLFWLSVSRVGVLVFIIFPTMLIVYKLKYKFS